The following are encoded in a window of Polycladomyces subterraneus genomic DNA:
- a CDS encoding fumarylacetoacetate hydrolase family protein codes for MKIVRYLYQKQIRYGIVRGDAIHPIKGSLYETWQETGETVAAGDVQLLAPLIPNKLIGIGLNYAAHAEETGKPIPDEPMMFMISPTAVIGPEASIVLPNVDDRIDHEAELAVVIGKRGKNIPAERALDYILGYTCANDVSNRVLQKKDGQFTRAKSFDSFKPLGPIIETELDPSDLEVVCRVNGEVRQKGRTSDLIHTVPELIAHISTVFPLEPGDVILTGTPSGVGPLSPGDQVEVEVEGIGVLTNRVLGPLDDMAL; via the coding sequence ATGAAAATCGTTCGATACCTTTATCAAAAACAGATCCGGTACGGCATTGTCCGCGGGGATGCGATTCACCCGATCAAAGGCTCTCTGTATGAGACATGGCAGGAAACGGGTGAGACGGTTGCGGCCGGGGATGTCCAATTGTTAGCGCCGCTCATTCCCAACAAATTGATCGGCATCGGTCTCAACTATGCCGCACACGCGGAGGAGACCGGCAAGCCCATTCCGGATGAGCCAATGATGTTCATGATCTCCCCCACTGCGGTGATCGGACCAGAGGCATCGATTGTGTTGCCCAATGTGGATGACCGAATCGACCATGAAGCAGAGCTCGCCGTGGTGATCGGAAAGAGAGGCAAGAACATCCCTGCAGAACGTGCGTTGGATTATATATTGGGGTATACTTGTGCCAACGATGTTTCCAATCGGGTCCTGCAGAAGAAGGACGGACAATTTACTCGCGCCAAGTCATTCGACTCATTCAAACCGCTCGGCCCCATCATCGAGACGGAACTGGATCCGTCCGATCTGGAAGTCGTTTGTCGCGTCAATGGCGAGGTCCGGCAAAAGGGGAGAACGTCCGACCTGATCCACACTGTACCGGAGTTAATCGCACACATCTCGACCGTCTTTCCGCTGGAACCCGGTGACGTGATCCTGACCGGTACGCCGAGCGGTGTCGGTCCGCTTTCACCTGGAGATCAAGTAGAGGTGGAAGTGGAGGGAATTGGTGTGCTTACCAACCGTGTATTGGGACCATTGGATGACATGGCGCTGTGA
- a CDS encoding endonuclease III domain-containing protein: MLYEALRKWKPDLTVDGWWGVTDPFYKSAGCVLVQNTSWHNARLAIDGLCARGMTTPSALLQASNDTLWEAIRPAGFYRTKSAALRGLFTWLNTAGGWERAKKQSASTLRVQLLAIRGIGPETADMLLLYMLEKKTFIGDTYTRRIAARWFGGPPPTYETIRTEVLEALPDLSALQLFHALLVELGKVHCKKNTPDCITCPVHGNCSQHQVQSA; this comes from the coding sequence ATGCTTTATGAGGCATTGCGCAAGTGGAAGCCGGATCTGACCGTGGACGGATGGTGGGGAGTGACAGATCCGTTTTACAAAAGTGCCGGATGCGTGTTGGTGCAAAATACCTCGTGGCACAATGCGCGTCTCGCTATCGATGGGCTGTGTGCACGGGGCATGACCACACCTTCAGCATTGCTCCAGGCATCCAATGACACATTGTGGGAAGCGATTCGCCCGGCGGGGTTTTACCGTACGAAATCAGCCGCGTTGCGGGGGTTGTTCACGTGGCTGAACACTGCTGGAGGATGGGAGAGGGCCAAGAAACAATCTGCTTCCACCCTGCGTGTACAGTTGCTGGCGATACGGGGGATCGGACCGGAAACGGCAGATATGTTGCTGTTGTATATGTTGGAGAAAAAGACGTTCATTGGCGACACGTACACCCGGCGCATCGCTGCCCGCTGGTTTGGCGGCCCGCCGCCCACTTACGAAACCATTCGAACGGAGGTTCTGGAGGCGCTTCCCGATTTGTCGGCGTTGCAGTTGTTCCACGCCTTGTTGGTGGAATTGGGTAAGGTACACTGCAAAAAGAACACCCCTGATTGTATCACCTGCCCCGTCCACGGAAATTGTTCACAACATCAAGTCCAGAGTGCATGA
- a CDS encoding YlaH-like family protein: protein MAAINAWLHQSFWGAYGVILVLTAIVYKVVFARPLPLLKQLIVYLALVAGCFLLLVFHLLGFPIIPILIGTVILMIVARIRMAMTVKQNAERHNQESP, encoded by the coding sequence ATGGCGGCGATCAACGCGTGGTTACATCAATCGTTTTGGGGCGCGTACGGAGTGATTCTCGTACTGACGGCGATCGTGTACAAAGTCGTATTTGCCAGACCCCTCCCGCTGCTGAAACAGTTGATCGTCTATTTGGCACTGGTGGCGGGATGTTTCCTGTTGTTGGTCTTTCATCTTCTCGGGTTTCCGATCATCCCCATCCTGATCGGCACGGTCATCCTGATGATTGTGGCACGGATCCGTATGGCGATGACGGTCAAACAAAATGCCGAGCGGCACAACCAGGAGAGTCCCTGA
- a CDS encoding iron-sulfur cluster biosynthesis family protein, producing the protein MQVLISKEAEQAIQRKKPQESPAVLRLSATDEGCGCGATILYEFNWDHPRPEDVHIAFDGFTLVYDPDSEAYFDPRVKIDYDSTRDSFTVQSDGQIYLMHIRL; encoded by the coding sequence ATGCAGGTATTGATCAGCAAAGAAGCGGAACAGGCGATCCAAAGAAAAAAGCCGCAAGAGTCGCCCGCCGTGTTGCGGCTTTCTGCGACGGACGAGGGTTGCGGGTGTGGAGCGACCATATTATATGAGTTCAATTGGGACCATCCCCGACCTGAGGATGTGCACATCGCTTTCGATGGGTTCACATTGGTATATGACCCGGACAGCGAAGCCTATTTTGATCCACGGGTGAAGATCGACTACGATTCTACCCGGGATTCGTTCACGGTGCAAAGCGATGGACAGATCTATCTGATGCACATCCGCTTGTAG
- a CDS encoding DUF2197 domain-containing protein has product MKVICILCEQPFVPTKLQMKKIRKHPHKIIICSDCYERVGKKALERRAKSGASPATD; this is encoded by the coding sequence ATGAAAGTGATTTGCATTTTATGTGAACAGCCATTTGTACCTACCAAGCTACAAATGAAAAAGATTCGCAAACACCCGCACAAAATCATCATTTGTTCGGACTGCTACGAACGGGTGGGAAAAAAAGCCCTTGAACGCCGGGCAAAATCAGGAGCTTCCCCGGCTACTGATTGA
- a CDS encoding YktB family protein yields the protein MFSGFTDKDFDVFAIPGLEPRMEALRAQIRPKLEAIAEAAIPLLEQTIGEPFYVHVAKHARRTVNPPDETWVAWSTNKRGYKAYPHFQVGLRQSHAFIMLAMIEECKSKSAFARGLLKQLDEVWPTVPDGFVISEDHTQPETKAKNELGLDGIRRVLERLEKVKKAEFLCGVLLNRRDPVVQDGQAFLRSVQTTFERLLPLYRLAETAGH from the coding sequence ATGTTTTCCGGATTTACTGATAAGGATTTTGACGTGTTTGCCATACCCGGACTGGAACCGAGAATGGAGGCGCTGAGAGCGCAAATCCGGCCCAAATTGGAGGCGATCGCCGAAGCGGCGATTCCGCTGTTGGAGCAAACGATTGGAGAACCCTTTTACGTGCATGTGGCGAAACACGCCCGTCGCACCGTCAACCCGCCGGATGAAACATGGGTGGCTTGGTCGACCAACAAACGCGGTTACAAGGCGTATCCCCACTTCCAAGTCGGTCTCAGGCAATCGCACGCGTTCATCATGTTGGCCATGATCGAGGAATGCAAAAGCAAAAGCGCGTTCGCACGCGGCCTTTTGAAACAACTGGATGAGGTGTGGCCGACGGTACCGGATGGATTCGTCATTTCGGAAGACCATACGCAACCGGAAACCAAGGCAAAAAATGAACTGGGGTTAGATGGAATACGCCGTGTTTTGGAGCGATTGGAAAAGGTGAAAAAAGCAGAGTTTCTGTGCGGAGTCCTGTTGAATCGCCGCGATCCAGTTGTTCAGGACGGTCAAGCGTTTCTCCGTTCGGTACAAACGACGTTTGAACGCCTGTTGCCGTTGTACCGTTTGGCGGAAACGGCAGGGCACTGA
- a CDS encoding glycerophosphodiester phosphodiesterase translates to MFAHRGSSKAAPENTLAAFEQAVKAGADGVELDVQLTRDGRVVVIHDETLDRTTNFSGWVKDHDWETLRRLDAGSWWNPRFSTERIPLLEDVLDMLSDTDMIINIELKNSWVRYTGLEAAVLACIDRFRMADRVIVSSFNHHSLRMLHGMRPELSLAALYESGLYEPWVYARHVGVHAIHPDWRAIDEKVVKGCQSVGIAVRPYTVDDTEMMKQLIEWGVDGIITNLPERCRQVLDGRRMKS, encoded by the coding sequence GTGTTTGCCCACCGCGGAAGCTCCAAGGCGGCGCCGGAGAATACATTGGCTGCGTTTGAACAGGCGGTCAAAGCGGGGGCGGACGGAGTGGAGCTGGACGTGCAACTCACCCGGGACGGCCGGGTTGTGGTGATCCACGATGAGACGTTGGACCGCACAACGAACTTCTCCGGCTGGGTGAAAGACCATGATTGGGAAACATTGCGGCGGCTGGATGCGGGATCGTGGTGGAACCCCCGTTTCTCAACGGAACGAATCCCGTTGTTGGAAGATGTGTTGGACATGTTATCCGATACTGACATGATCATCAACATCGAATTGAAAAACAGCTGGGTTCGGTATACGGGGTTGGAAGCCGCAGTGTTGGCGTGTATCGACCGGTTCCGCATGGCCGACCGCGTGATTGTGTCATCGTTCAACCATCACAGTTTGCGCATGTTGCACGGGATGAGACCGGAGCTTTCCTTAGCGGCATTGTATGAATCGGGCTTGTACGAACCGTGGGTCTATGCCCGTCATGTGGGAGTGCATGCGATCCATCCGGATTGGCGTGCGATCGACGAAAAGGTGGTAAAAGGGTGCCAATCGGTGGGGATCGCTGTACGGCCATACACGGTGGATGATACCGAAATGATGAAACAGTTGATTGAATGGGGTGTGGACGGCATCATCACCAATTTGCCTGAACGATGCCGCCAAGTATTGGATGGCCGGCGCATGAAAAGTTGA
- a CDS encoding DUF5665 domain-containing protein has translation MKRQKTVTYHPDMIERVEKLADQTEHLNARLDRITLWMEQSRLQDLLMNYTQPRRVFWLNLLAGLSRGLGLTLGTAIVISMLSILLSELSHIPYISDTIQQLKKIVDHSSPHTR, from the coding sequence ATGAAGCGGCAAAAAACGGTCACCTACCACCCCGACATGATCGAGCGGGTGGAAAAACTAGCAGACCAAACGGAACACCTCAACGCCCGGCTGGACCGGATCACCTTGTGGATGGAACAATCCCGCCTGCAGGATCTGCTGATGAACTACACCCAGCCACGCCGCGTGTTTTGGCTCAACCTGTTGGCCGGACTGAGCAGAGGACTCGGTCTCACGCTGGGGACAGCGATTGTGATCAGTATGCTCAGCATTTTGCTGTCGGAACTCTCCCACATCCCCTATATCAGCGACACCATCCAGCAATTGAAGAAGATCGTGGACCATTCTTCCCCGCACACCCGTTGA
- a CDS encoding YhcN/YlaJ family sporulation lipoprotein: protein MIRLLFIVCTIGLLAFGCQPANKPPANQAAPPPHIPETIHVKQTAPESGRPANPQAIARRLTQIATSQPQVSGATAVVAGRYTVVGIDVDPALDRGRVGTIKYSVAQALRKDPYGAHALVTADVDLVQRLREMSEDVRQGRPAVGVAQELAEIVNRLMPQPSKTVPKREQQNTKLNQEKIDQSPSAPSPRR from the coding sequence TTGATTCGTCTCTTGTTCATCGTGTGTACGATTGGGCTTTTGGCATTCGGATGTCAACCAGCCAATAAGCCGCCGGCCAACCAAGCGGCACCTCCGCCCCACATTCCCGAAACCATCCATGTCAAGCAAACGGCGCCGGAATCCGGACGGCCTGCCAATCCGCAAGCGATCGCCCGCAGATTGACGCAGATCGCCACCAGCCAGCCGCAGGTAAGCGGAGCAACTGCCGTTGTCGCAGGGCGGTATACAGTTGTGGGCATTGATGTCGACCCCGCATTGGATCGCGGGCGCGTCGGCACCATCAAATATTCTGTCGCCCAGGCGCTCCGCAAAGACCCCTATGGTGCGCATGCGCTGGTTACAGCCGATGTGGATCTGGTACAACGATTGCGCGAAATGAGCGAAGATGTTCGTCAGGGACGACCGGCCGTCGGTGTGGCGCAGGAGTTGGCCGAAATCGTCAACCGTTTGATGCCGCAACCATCCAAAACTGTTCCCAAACGGGAACAACAGAACACCAAGCTGAATCAGGAAAAAATCGATCAATCTCCGTCCGCACCTTCCCCCCGTCGGTGA
- a CDS encoding MBL fold metallo-hydrolase produces the protein MNVRSFTLGPVATNCYVLSEGREAVVIDPGMGPDPVLEWMQSEQLNVQAILLTHAHFDHIGGVEAVRTATGAPVYVHRAEADWLTDPQKNGSSLFPGLELIRCNPADQLLEGGETLNLIGREFRVYHTPGHSPGSVTFQFDDQVFSGDVLFAGSIGRTDLPGGDYETLMRSIHDVLMEMPEETRVYPGHGPTTTIGREQASNPFVTGMMG, from the coding sequence ATGAACGTGCGTTCCTTTACACTCGGCCCCGTGGCTACCAATTGTTATGTGTTGTCCGAAGGACGGGAAGCAGTGGTGATTGATCCGGGTATGGGTCCCGACCCGGTGCTGGAATGGATGCAGTCGGAACAATTGAACGTGCAGGCGATTTTGCTGACCCATGCGCATTTTGATCATATCGGTGGGGTGGAAGCCGTACGCACCGCGACCGGGGCGCCGGTTTATGTGCACCGTGCGGAAGCGGATTGGCTTACCGATCCACAAAAAAACGGATCCAGCCTGTTTCCGGGATTGGAGCTGATTCGCTGTAACCCGGCGGATCAATTGTTGGAAGGTGGGGAGACATTAAACTTAATCGGCAGAGAATTTCGCGTCTACCATACACCGGGCCATTCGCCGGGCAGTGTGACGTTCCAGTTCGACGATCAGGTGTTCAGCGGCGATGTCTTGTTTGCCGGATCGATCGGTCGTACTGATCTGCCGGGGGGCGATTATGAAACGTTGATGCGTTCCATCCATGATGTGTTGATGGAGATGCCGGAAGAGACACGTGTGTATCCCGGACATGGTCCGACTACCACGATTGGCCGTGAGCAGGCGTCCAATCCGTTTGTGACGGGGATGATGGGTTGA
- a CDS encoding 2-oxoacid:ferredoxin oxidoreductase subunit beta, producing MATMKDFRTKNKPTWCPGCGDFTVLAALQKAVVELGLEPEQVALVSGIGCSGKISQYFNSYGFHSLHGRSLPMATGVKLANQDLTVIAAGGDGDGYGIGMGHFVHTVRRNIDITYIVMDNHIYGLTTGQTSPTSERGFRSKTSPQGAAEEPVKAVETAIVNGASFVAQAFSGDVKQMTQIFKEAISHQGFALVNCFSPCVTFNKVNTYEWFKEKLVNVDELEEYQPEDADRALRVLAETKGTVTGILYKQKRPVYHEVMSGASDVAAAKLDLRLPKEEQQALLQSFR from the coding sequence ATGGCGACAATGAAGGACTTCCGAACGAAAAACAAGCCGACGTGGTGCCCGGGTTGCGGGGATTTCACCGTCTTGGCGGCTTTGCAGAAAGCTGTTGTCGAGTTGGGATTGGAGCCGGAACAAGTGGCCTTGGTATCGGGAATCGGTTGTTCAGGAAAAATATCCCAATACTTCAACAGCTATGGTTTTCACAGCCTGCATGGACGGTCTTTGCCCATGGCTACCGGCGTGAAACTAGCCAACCAGGATCTGACGGTGATCGCCGCCGGGGGTGATGGAGATGGCTACGGCATTGGTATGGGTCATTTTGTCCACACGGTTCGCCGTAATATCGACATCACCTACATCGTGATGGACAACCATATTTACGGGTTAACCACCGGTCAAACTTCCCCGACCAGTGAACGGGGCTTCCGTTCCAAAACCTCGCCGCAAGGTGCCGCCGAAGAGCCGGTCAAAGCGGTAGAAACGGCGATCGTGAACGGTGCCAGCTTCGTGGCCCAAGCGTTTTCCGGTGACGTAAAACAGATGACCCAGATTTTCAAAGAGGCGATCAGTCACCAAGGATTTGCGCTGGTCAACTGTTTCAGCCCGTGTGTCACCTTCAATAAAGTCAATACGTACGAATGGTTCAAAGAAAAATTGGTCAACGTGGATGAGTTGGAGGAATACCAACCGGAAGACGCCGATCGCGCCCTACGCGTGCTGGCCGAAACGAAAGGGACGGTGACTGGTATCCTGTACAAACAAAAGCGACCGGTATACCACGAAGTGATGTCGGGAGCAAGCGATGTCGCCGCCGCTAAGTTGGATCTGCGTTTACCAAAAGAAGAACAACAGGCCCTGTTGCAGTCGTTTCGTTGA
- a CDS encoding deoxyribonuclease IV has product MKIGCHISVAKGFLKASQRAKELGATAFQVFTKNPRGLRPKKVDVKDAEAGVRFCREADITLVAHTPYITNLSTPKADLHEVTIRSIREDLRIAEAYGAIGAVVHCGKHVGEGVEYGTKRMIETLNIILSEYDGPVKLLLENTAGQGSELGLTIEDLVAIREATDHPEKIGFCFDTCHAFAAGVWSEETFGQMVETMERTGYLDHLVAIHFNDSKAPFNSRKDRHEKIGKGEIGSAALALFLHCDLFEGLPIILETPVEDEAEYADEIRYLHELKAQAIGA; this is encoded by the coding sequence ATGAAAATCGGTTGTCACATCAGTGTGGCCAAAGGATTTTTGAAAGCGTCGCAACGGGCGAAAGAGCTGGGCGCGACCGCATTTCAGGTATTTACGAAAAATCCGCGAGGACTTCGTCCCAAAAAGGTGGACGTCAAAGATGCGGAAGCGGGTGTCCGATTTTGCCGTGAAGCCGATATCACATTGGTGGCGCACACACCCTACATCACCAATTTGTCCACACCCAAAGCGGATCTGCACGAGGTGACGATTCGCTCCATCCGCGAGGATTTGCGGATTGCCGAAGCGTACGGGGCCATCGGGGCGGTCGTCCACTGCGGCAAGCATGTGGGCGAAGGTGTGGAATACGGCACAAAACGGATGATCGAGACGCTGAACATCATTTTGTCCGAGTATGACGGACCAGTGAAACTGTTGTTAGAAAACACTGCCGGTCAGGGCTCGGAATTGGGTCTGACCATCGAGGATTTGGTGGCCATTCGGGAAGCGACCGACCATCCGGAGAAAATCGGCTTCTGCTTTGACACGTGCCATGCGTTTGCAGCAGGTGTCTGGTCGGAAGAGACGTTTGGCCAGATGGTGGAGACGATGGAACGCACCGGCTATTTGGATCATTTGGTCGCCATTCATTTCAACGACAGCAAAGCACCGTTCAACAGTCGGAAGGATCGGCACGAAAAAATAGGAAAGGGTGAAATCGGTTCCGCCGCTTTGGCCCTGTTTCTGCATTGCGACCTTTTTGAAGGATTGCCGATCATCTTGGAAACACCGGTGGAAGACGAAGCGGAATACGCGGATGAAATCCGTTACTTGCACGAGCTAAAGGCGCAGGCCATCGGGGCTTGA
- a CDS encoding pyridoxamine 5'-phosphate oxidase family protein — MSDQVANALPETLLAKLQKEQYVLLATVDVETKAPSVHAVSWVYAPNPNQIRFAVGQRSRIVENIEANPDVSITLIGAGSTYAIEGKARVVEKPMANVQIKLAKVEVDVTAVRDVMFYGAKIDQEPTYVKTYDEDAAAKLDNQVMSALKKDGTA, encoded by the coding sequence ATGTCGGATCAGGTGGCGAATGCATTGCCTGAGACGTTGCTGGCTAAGCTGCAGAAGGAACAATACGTGTTGTTGGCTACTGTGGATGTGGAAACGAAAGCGCCCAGCGTCCACGCCGTATCCTGGGTATATGCGCCCAATCCGAATCAAATCCGGTTTGCGGTGGGGCAGCGTTCCCGCATCGTGGAAAACATCGAGGCGAACCCGGATGTGAGCATCACGCTGATCGGCGCAGGTTCCACCTATGCGATCGAGGGAAAAGCGCGCGTGGTGGAGAAGCCGATGGCCAATGTTCAGATTAAACTGGCCAAAGTGGAAGTGGATGTGACGGCAGTGCGTGACGTGATGTTCTACGGAGCCAAAATCGATCAAGAGCCCACCTATGTGAAAACCTATGACGAAGACGCTGCAGCCAAATTGGACAACCAAGTGATGAGCGCGTTGAAAAAAGACGGAACAGCATGA